A stretch of Paenibacillus mucilaginosus 3016 DNA encodes these proteins:
- a CDS encoding carbohydrate ABC transporter permease, with the protein MSTVQDHLRPPHPKSERPSTAERTGRRTLRSAALREHLLAYGFLAPSLALFAVFLFYPLLKSVYLSLHLTDPRGRIAAYAGLDNFTELFTSDKFYQSLQVTLSFTLLTVPTGIALALLLAALSHNKLRGMKVFQFIFSLPVAISVGTGSVIWMMLFHPTLGTLNYFLSLLGVEGIRWLSDPAWALYSVSIMTVWMNLGFNYIVLLSGLQSVPEEIYDSAKIDGSGPLRTFFGLTLPLISPTLFFSGIVSVIGAFQSFGQIHILTKGGPMNSTDVIVFNIYEDAFVNFRFGIGSAQALVLFAVILLLTIVQFRMFERKVHYQ; encoded by the coding sequence ATGTCCACCGTGCAAGATCACCTGCGTCCCCCTCACCCGAAGAGCGAACGCCCCTCTACAGCGGAACGCACCGGGCGCCGGACGCTGCGCAGCGCCGCCCTGCGGGAGCACCTGCTGGCCTACGGCTTTCTGGCCCCGTCCCTGGCGCTGTTCGCCGTCTTCCTGTTCTATCCGCTGCTGAAGTCGGTCTATCTCTCCCTGCATCTTACCGATCCCCGGGGGCGCATCGCCGCCTATGCCGGACTCGATAACTTCACCGAGCTGTTCACCTCAGACAAATTCTACCAGAGCCTGCAGGTGACGCTGTCCTTCACCCTGCTGACGGTACCGACAGGGATCGCGCTGGCGCTCCTGCTGGCCGCCTTGTCCCACAACAAGCTGCGGGGCATGAAGGTGTTCCAGTTCATTTTCTCGCTGCCTGTGGCCATCTCCGTCGGCACCGGCTCGGTAATCTGGATGATGCTGTTCCACCCGACGCTCGGCACCCTGAATTATTTCCTGTCGCTCCTCGGGGTGGAAGGCATCCGCTGGCTGTCCGATCCTGCCTGGGCGCTGTATTCCGTCTCGATCATGACCGTGTGGATGAATCTCGGATTCAACTATATCGTCCTGCTTAGCGGCCTGCAGAGCGTGCCGGAAGAGATCTACGACAGCGCCAAAATCGACGGCTCCGGCCCTCTCCGCACGTTCTTCGGCCTGACGCTTCCGCTGATCTCGCCGACCCTGTTCTTCAGCGGCATCGTCTCCGTCATCGGGGCGTTCCAGTCGTTCGGCCAGATCCATATTCTCACCAAGGGCGGTCCGATGAACAGCACGGATGTCATCGTATTCAACATTTACGAGGACGCCTTCGTCAATTTCCGGTTCGGCATCGGCAGCGCGCAGGCCCTGGTTCTGTTCGCCGTGATCCTGCTGCTCACCATCGTTCAATTCCGCATGTTCGAAAGGAAGGTTCACTACCAATGA
- a CDS encoding acyltransferase — protein sequence MSIIHKVATRTKGYLSFGGGHGGLSDMPRVRGKVYVNRRGELKIGRNLSIIAKPWPVQLTVVKGAKLTIGDNVLINAGVGIASNLEVTIGNDVKIGPRTSIFDSQYHPLDSSDTGNLCKKIVIEDNVWIGTGCLILPGVRIGRNSVVAAGSTVTRDVPENVVVAGSPAKVLRELQIEKDWIRS from the coding sequence ATGTCGATTATCCACAAGGTAGCAACAAGAACTAAGGGATATCTGTCGTTCGGAGGTGGACACGGGGGGCTGTCCGATATGCCCCGGGTCCGGGGCAAGGTATACGTCAACCGCAGGGGGGAGCTCAAGATCGGCAGGAACCTGTCGATTATCGCAAAGCCGTGGCCTGTCCAGCTGACCGTAGTGAAGGGAGCGAAGCTGACGATCGGGGACAATGTATTGATCAACGCTGGTGTGGGCATCGCTTCCAATCTGGAGGTGACCATTGGCAATGATGTCAAGATCGGTCCGCGGACCAGCATCTTCGACTCCCAATATCATCCGCTGGACAGCAGCGATACGGGGAATCTCTGCAAAAAAATCGTCATCGAAGACAATGTTTGGATCGGCACGGGATGCCTGATCCTGCCCGGCGTGCGGATCGGCCGCAACTCGGTGGTGGCGGCGGGGAGCACGGTCACCCGGGATGTGCCGGAGAATGTTGTGGTGGCGGGCAGCCCGGCCAAGGTGCTCCGGGAGCTCCAGATCGAGAAGGATTGGATCCGGTCTTAG
- a CDS encoding phytanoyl-CoA dioxygenase family protein, producing MAAHKLDIPALKRQFEEDGYLLLKGVLTPEKVQRLNAAVDEILAAEPESLAYNIYNSVERHDEIASLIDEETVLPLVVNLLGFNIQLHISHLTIRRPNPQDLQTDSHSFINWHQDGPHPQFPKQSGITSTYYIKTCYILSDMSAPDRGNTKVIPGSHNRPFEPEHQNVDGVVPGEVQVCGEPGDVFIFAQNLWHAGAPNRSEHTRRQLFLGYSPIWMRPIDYRTASPRLLEGASPYRRQLLGVIDDNPFKYYVPEERMLPLKAMYAAPPVQDASGGAQI from the coding sequence ATGGCAGCGCATAAGCTGGATATTCCGGCGCTTAAGAGGCAGTTCGAAGAGGATGGGTATCTCCTGCTCAAAGGGGTCCTGACACCGGAAAAGGTACAGCGGCTGAATGCGGCCGTGGATGAAATTCTCGCCGCAGAGCCCGAGTCGCTTGCTTACAATATCTACAACAGCGTGGAACGCCATGACGAGATCGCTTCGCTGATCGACGAGGAGACGGTGCTGCCGCTGGTCGTGAATCTGCTCGGCTTCAATATTCAGCTGCACATCTCGCATTTGACGATCCGCCGGCCGAACCCGCAGGATCTCCAGACGGATTCCCACAGCTTCATCAACTGGCACCAGGACGGACCGCATCCCCAGTTTCCGAAGCAAAGCGGCATCACTTCCACCTATTACATCAAAACCTGCTACATTCTCAGCGACATGTCGGCGCCCGACCGGGGCAACACGAAGGTGATCCCGGGATCGCATAACCGCCCGTTCGAGCCGGAGCATCAGAACGTGGACGGGGTCGTGCCGGGAGAGGTGCAGGTATGTGGCGAGCCGGGCGATGTATTCATTTTCGCGCAGAACCTGTGGCATGCCGGAGCGCCGAACCGCTCCGAGCATACGCGCCGGCAGCTGTTCCTCGGCTACAGCCCGATCTGGATGCGGCCGATCGACTACCGGACGGCGTCCCCGCGTCTGCTGGAAGGGGCTTCGCCGTACCGCCGCCAGCTGCTCGGCGTCATCGACGACAATCCGTTCAAGTACTACGTTCCGGAGGAACGGATGCTGCCCCTCAAAGCGATGTATGCTGCCCCGCCGGTACAGGACGCTTCGGGCGGCGCGCAGATTTAA
- a CDS encoding fibronectin type III domain-containing protein, with translation MKRSKPWTIVLTTALLASLVPAAAFGAAAWAPNVTYKVGDLADYSGSTYQVLQNHTSQTGWEPSNVPALWKLVSSGGTADTQAPSAPANLISSAKTSTSVTLSWGASTDNVGVAGYDVYRGTALAGTATGTGFTVSGLTANTAYSFTVKAKDAAGNVSPSSNVLSVTTSPASAADTQAPTVPAGLKASGVTSSSVSLSWTASTDNVGVTGYEVYRGTVLAGTAAGTTFTVSGLAASTAYSFTVKAKDAAGNVSAASTAVSATTSAPPTGGSGGYKIVTYYPAWAVYARNFKVPDIDASKITHINYAFADICWNGRHGNPDPSSPNPQTWACADETGNINVPNGTIVQGDPWADTGMSYPGDTWDEPIKGSFKQLIKLKQANPHLKTIISVGGWSWSNRFSDRGGRSGGARRLRQVGGGFSPQVPV, from the coding sequence ATGAAGAGAAGCAAACCATGGACGATCGTGCTCACGACTGCCTTGCTGGCATCGCTTGTCCCCGCTGCAGCCTTCGGCGCCGCCGCGTGGGCTCCGAACGTAACTTACAAGGTCGGCGACCTCGCCGATTACTCCGGTTCCACCTATCAGGTGCTGCAGAACCATACCTCCCAGACAGGCTGGGAGCCGTCGAACGTACCGGCTCTCTGGAAGCTCGTATCGAGCGGCGGAACGGCCGATACCCAGGCGCCGAGCGCACCGGCGAACCTGATCTCCTCCGCCAAGACGTCGACCTCCGTGACCTTATCCTGGGGAGCTTCCACCGATAACGTCGGCGTGGCCGGCTATGACGTCTACCGCGGGACGGCCCTGGCCGGCACAGCCACGGGAACCGGCTTCACGGTGAGCGGCCTGACGGCGAACACCGCCTATAGCTTCACGGTGAAGGCGAAGGATGCGGCAGGGAACGTATCGCCTTCGAGCAATGTGCTGTCGGTGACGACAAGCCCGGCATCCGCTGCGGATACGCAGGCGCCGACCGTGCCGGCAGGGCTCAAGGCTTCGGGCGTGACGAGCAGCTCCGTTTCGCTGTCCTGGACGGCTTCGACGGACAACGTGGGCGTGACCGGTTATGAGGTGTATCGCGGCACCGTACTGGCAGGTACGGCGGCGGGCACCACCTTTACCGTCAGCGGTCTTGCGGCCAGCACGGCGTATTCCTTTACCGTGAAGGCGAAGGATGCGGCGGGCAACGTGTCGGCGGCGAGCACGGCCGTATCCGCCACGACCTCCGCACCGCCTACAGGCGGCAGCGGCGGCTACAAGATCGTGACCTATTATCCGGCTTGGGCCGTGTATGCCCGGAACTTCAAGGTGCCGGACATCGATGCGAGCAAGATCACGCACATCAACTATGCGTTTGCGGACATCTGCTGGAACGGCCGGCACGGCAACCCGGACCCGTCCAGCCCGAACCCGCAGACCTGGGCTTGTGCCGACGAGACCGGCAATATCAACGTGCCGAACGGGACGATCGTGCAGGGCGACCCTTGGGCCGACACGGGCATGTCCTATCCCGGCGATACCTGGGACGAGCCGATCAAGGGCAGCTTCAAGCAGCTCATCAAGCTGAAGCAGGCGAACCCGCACCTGAAGACGATCATCTCCGTGGGAGGCTGGTCGTGGTCCAACCGCTTCTCCGATCGTGGCGGCCGATCCGGCGGCGCGCGCCGTCTTCGCCAAGTCGGCGGTGGATTTTCTCCGCAAGTACCAGTTTGA
- a CDS encoding ABC transporter substrate-binding protein: protein MLQSKSKKHLSLILPLAMTMTFTAACGGNSGGGAAGESKPAAAGAAESGKEAAKTEGPVKVVYWHAMGGELGKAVDKLVADFNASQKDVVVEAVFQGTYDESLNKLKASMDSKSGPTLIQVYEIGSRFMIDSKAITPIQQFIDADKYDISQLEENILNYYKVDGKLYSMPFNTSNPILYYNKDLFKAAGLDPEKPPATYEEVAEAAKKLTKDGQAGASFAIYGWFMEQFFANQGAELLNNGNGRTSLATESLLASDAGVKTLTWWKGMIDDKSMMNLGRKTDDTKKAFAAGQIAMTLDSTASLRGIVSAAEGKFEVGTGFLPKPSDAKEGGVIVGGASNYIMNNKSEAEQKGAWAFIKFLADPKQQAYWHVNTGYFPITKKAYDEQLVKDNLTKYPQFKTAVDQLHQTKANLATQGAVMGIFPQARQLTEGAIEEVLNGKKAPKEALDAAAKEITAKIAEYNKTTAK from the coding sequence ATGCTTCAAAGCAAATCCAAGAAACACCTGTCGCTTATCCTGCCCCTCGCCATGACCATGACCTTCACGGCGGCCTGCGGAGGCAACAGCGGCGGCGGCGCGGCCGGCGAGAGCAAGCCAGCGGCAGCCGGAGCAGCAGAGAGCGGCAAAGAAGCCGCCAAAACGGAAGGCCCTGTCAAAGTCGTCTACTGGCATGCCATGGGCGGCGAGCTCGGCAAAGCGGTGGACAAGCTTGTTGCGGATTTTAACGCTTCCCAGAAAGACGTTGTCGTAGAAGCCGTATTCCAGGGTACGTACGACGAGAGCCTGAACAAGCTGAAGGCTTCCATGGATTCGAAGAGCGGCCCGACCCTGATCCAGGTGTACGAGATCGGCTCCCGTTTCATGATCGACTCCAAGGCGATCACGCCGATTCAGCAGTTCATCGATGCGGACAAGTACGACATCTCCCAGCTCGAGGAGAACATCCTGAACTACTACAAGGTCGACGGCAAGCTCTACTCCATGCCGTTTAATACGTCCAACCCGATCCTCTATTACAACAAGGATCTGTTCAAAGCCGCAGGTCTCGATCCCGAGAAGCCGCCGGCTACGTATGAGGAAGTCGCGGAAGCGGCCAAAAAGCTTACGAAGGACGGCCAAGCCGGCGCCTCGTTCGCCATCTACGGCTGGTTCATGGAGCAGTTCTTTGCGAACCAGGGCGCCGAGCTGCTCAACAACGGCAACGGGCGGACGAGCCTGGCGACGGAATCGCTGCTTGCCAGTGATGCAGGCGTGAAGACGCTGACGTGGTGGAAGGGCATGATCGACGACAAGTCGATGATGAACCTCGGCCGCAAGACCGACGACACGAAGAAAGCCTTCGCCGCCGGCCAAATCGCTATGACCCTCGACTCCACGGCTTCCCTGCGGGGCATCGTTTCCGCCGCAGAAGGCAAGTTCGAGGTCGGTACCGGCTTCCTTCCGAAGCCATCGGATGCCAAGGAAGGCGGCGTGATCGTGGGCGGCGCGTCCAACTACATCATGAACAACAAGTCCGAAGCGGAGCAGAAGGGCGCCTGGGCGTTCATCAAGTTCCTCGCCGATCCGAAGCAGCAGGCATACTGGCACGTGAACACGGGCTACTTCCCGATCACGAAGAAGGCCTACGACGAGCAGCTTGTGAAGGATAACCTGACGAAATACCCCCAGTTCAAAACGGCCGTCGACCAGCTGCACCAGACCAAAGCCAACCTGGCCACCCAGGGCGCCGTGATGGGCATCTTCCCTCAAGCGCGCCAGCTGACCGAAGGAGCGATCGAAGAAGTGCTCAACGGCAAAAAAGCGCCGAAAGAAGCGCTCGACGCGGCTGCCAAAGAAATTACGGCGAAAATCGCCGAGTATAACAAAACGACAGCGAAATAA
- a CDS encoding carbohydrate ABC transporter permease → MVKSLEDRLMNAAVLLILGLAGAAAVFPLMYVVSVSVTPFSEVLKNGGFILIPRSFTFSAYTQLFTESAIPRAFAVTVFITVVGTLINLVLTALMAYPLSRKGLPGRSFFLLMVVFTMLFSGGIIPTYLIVKALGLVDSVWSMILPNAVWSFNVLIMKSFYESLPEELFESARMDGAREFRILLQLVVPLSIPSMLTVGLFYMVGHWNEFFQAVMYVTDRSLFPLQVIIRELLMMTQQPLENAENMLPTETMQMASVVTASLPIILVYPFIQKHFTKGMLLGSVKG, encoded by the coding sequence ATGGTAAAAAGCCTCGAAGACCGCCTGATGAACGCCGCCGTCCTGCTCATCCTGGGACTGGCGGGGGCAGCCGCCGTGTTTCCGCTGATGTATGTCGTCTCCGTCTCCGTGACGCCGTTCTCCGAGGTGCTGAAGAACGGGGGCTTCATCCTCATCCCCCGGAGTTTTACATTCAGCGCGTATACGCAGCTGTTCACGGAATCGGCGATTCCCCGGGCGTTCGCGGTTACGGTATTCATCACGGTTGTGGGGACGCTGATCAATCTCGTGCTGACCGCCTTAATGGCTTACCCGCTCAGCCGCAAGGGACTGCCGGGCCGCAGCTTTTTCCTCCTTATGGTCGTCTTCACGATGCTGTTCAGCGGGGGGATCATCCCTACGTATCTCATCGTCAAAGCGCTGGGGCTGGTGGATTCCGTCTGGTCGATGATTCTCCCGAATGCGGTGTGGAGCTTCAATGTTCTGATTATGAAAAGCTTCTACGAAAGCCTGCCCGAAGAGCTGTTCGAGTCCGCCCGGATGGACGGGGCGAGGGAGTTCCGCATCCTGCTGCAGCTGGTGGTCCCGCTCTCCATTCCTTCGATGCTTACCGTCGGCCTGTTCTACATGGTGGGGCACTGGAACGAATTCTTCCAGGCGGTCATGTATGTCACGGACCGCTCGCTGTTCCCGCTGCAGGTGATCATCCGGGAGCTCCTCATGATGACCCAGCAGCCGCTCGAGAATGCGGAGAACATGCTGCCGACCGAGACGATGCAGATGGCTTCGGTCGTTACGGCCAGCCTGCCGATTATTCTCGTGTATCCGTTTATCCAGAAGCATTTTACCAAGGGGATGCTCCTGGGCTCTGTGAAGGGTTGA
- a CDS encoding ABC transporter permease translates to MERHLAGSSLPLARPRESKTRLLGRRVWSFRAFYLMLLPGVLYYLIFRYLPMYGVVIAFKDFSMLDGILGSPWADPWHKHFTAFFQSPYFSQLMVNTLLISVYKLVFGTVPPILMALLLNECRVKWFKTIVQTLTYMPHFLSWVIIYGILIAFFSQSSGLVNRWIEELGGSSIGFLTSVDYFRSILVGSEIWKDLGWGAIIYLAAMASIDPTLYEAAKVDGAGRLRMIWHITLPGIRSVIILLLILKLGHIMDAGFDQIYILYNIQVYQVADILDTWVFRTGLQQLNFSLGAAVGLFKSLIGLVLVLGSNHLSKKWGEGIW, encoded by the coding sequence ATGGAAAGGCATCTGGCCGGGAGCTCTCTGCCCCTCGCCCGCCCACGCGAATCGAAGACGCGGCTGCTGGGCAGGCGGGTCTGGAGCTTCCGGGCGTTCTATCTCATGCTGCTGCCCGGCGTGCTGTACTATCTCATTTTCCGCTATCTCCCGATGTACGGGGTGGTCATTGCCTTCAAGGACTTCAGCATGCTGGACGGCATCCTGGGCAGCCCCTGGGCGGACCCCTGGCACAAGCATTTTACCGCGTTCTTCCAGTCTCCTTACTTCTCCCAGCTCATGGTCAACACGTTGCTCATCTCCGTCTACAAGCTCGTCTTCGGCACCGTACCTCCGATCCTGATGGCGCTGCTGCTGAACGAATGCCGGGTGAAGTGGTTCAAGACGATCGTGCAGACGCTGACGTACATGCCGCATTTTCTCTCCTGGGTCATCATCTACGGCATTCTCATCGCTTTCTTCTCCCAGAGCTCGGGCCTCGTGAACCGGTGGATCGAGGAGCTGGGGGGCAGCTCGATCGGCTTCCTGACCTCGGTGGATTACTTCCGGAGCATCCTGGTCGGCTCGGAGATCTGGAAGGACCTCGGCTGGGGGGCGATCATCTACCTGGCGGCGATGGCCTCGATCGATCCGACGCTGTACGAAGCGGCGAAGGTGGACGGGGCGGGACGGCTGCGCATGATCTGGCACATTACGCTGCCGGGCATCCGGAGCGTGATCATCCTGCTGCTCATCCTGAAGCTCGGCCACATCATGGATGCGGGCTTCGACCAGATTTACATCCTGTACAACATCCAGGTGTACCAGGTGGCGGACATTCTCGACACGTGGGTATTCCGGACGGGGCTGCAGCAGCTGAACTTCAGTCTCGGAGCGGCCGTAGGGCTGTTCAAGTCGCTGATCGGCCTGGTGCTCGTGCTGGGCTCGAATCATCTCTCGAAGAAGTGGGGGGAGGGCATATGGTAA
- a CDS encoding carbohydrate ABC transporter permease — translation MTSLQKGIIYGLLLCAAVLTLYPILYTVSASFMTSGEAATSPPKLLPSSLYLGNYAEVTDLLPIGRFIGNSFLISTAIMLGQLLTASMAAYAFSFLRFAGRSLLFGLFLSTMMIPWEVTVIPNYLTVKSWDWLDSYKALIVPFLASAFGVFLLRQFFLQLPRELFEAARIDGCGHIRIFLRIVLPLSKPALATLGVYSFLNHWNMYLWPLLVTNGEEMRTVQIGISMLQFEEMTSWNLVLAGVVLVLLPSLLLLVLGLKQLVRGMTAGAVKG, via the coding sequence ATGACAAGCCTGCAGAAAGGAATCATCTACGGACTGCTGCTGTGCGCTGCGGTACTGACCCTGTATCCGATCCTGTATACCGTCTCGGCCTCCTTCATGACGAGCGGGGAGGCCGCCACCTCTCCGCCGAAGCTGCTGCCGTCCTCCCTCTATCTCGGCAACTATGCGGAAGTCACGGATCTCCTGCCGATCGGAAGGTTCATCGGCAATTCCTTCCTGATCTCCACCGCCATCATGCTGGGGCAGCTTCTGACAGCCAGCATGGCCGCCTACGCCTTCTCCTTCCTCCGGTTCGCCGGAAGGAGCCTGCTGTTCGGCCTCTTCCTCTCCACGATGATGATTCCGTGGGAGGTCACCGTCATCCCCAACTACCTCACGGTCAAAAGCTGGGATTGGCTCGATTCCTATAAGGCGCTGATTGTGCCGTTCCTTGCGTCCGCCTTCGGCGTCTTCCTGCTCCGCCAGTTCTTCCTGCAGCTGCCCCGCGAGCTGTTCGAGGCCGCCCGGATCGACGGCTGCGGGCACATCCGCATCTTCCTGCGGATCGTGCTGCCCCTCTCGAAGCCGGCACTGGCCACCCTCGGCGTCTACTCGTTCCTGAATCACTGGAACATGTACCTGTGGCCGTTGCTCGTCACCAACGGGGAAGAGATGCGCACGGTGCAGATCGGCATCTCGATGCTCCAGTTCGAGGAGATGACCTCCTGGAACCTGGTGCTCGCCGGCGTCGTGCTGGTGCTGCTGCCCTCCCTGCTCCTGCTCGTGCTCGGTCTCAAGCAGCTCGTTCGCGGGATGACGGCCGGCGCCGTCAAGGGCTGA
- a CDS encoding glycoside hydrolase family 18 protein, translated as MAADPAARAVFAKSAVDFLRKYQFDGVDLDWEYPVSGGLAGNTYRPEDKQNYTLLLQTIRAELDKAGTADGRKYLLTIASGAGPAFVANTELGKISQTLDWINIMTYDFHGGWDPKAGQNAPLYFDPADPSTDPVNFNVDKAVANHLNAGVAPSKLVMGLPYYGRGMQGCANVNGGLYQTCSGTAAKGTWENGSFDFYDLEANYINKNGYTRYWNSVTKTPYLYNPSGGIFISYDDAQSITEKVNYIKSRGLGGAMSWEVTQDRNRTLQTAVKNGLNP; from the coding sequence GTGGCGGCCGATCCGGCGGCGCGCGCCGTCTTCGCCAAGTCGGCGGTGGATTTTCTCCGCAAGTACCAGTTTGACGGCGTGGATCTGGACTGGGAGTATCCGGTGAGCGGCGGTCTGGCCGGCAATACCTACCGGCCGGAAGACAAGCAGAATTACACGCTTCTGCTGCAGACGATCCGTGCCGAGCTGGACAAGGCCGGAACGGCGGACGGCAGGAAGTACCTTCTGACGATCGCTTCGGGTGCAGGACCGGCGTTTGTCGCCAACACGGAGCTCGGCAAGATCTCCCAGACGCTCGACTGGATCAACATCATGACCTATGATTTCCACGGGGGCTGGGATCCGAAAGCGGGACAGAATGCGCCGCTCTATTTCGATCCGGCCGATCCGAGCACCGATCCCGTGAACTTCAACGTGGACAAAGCGGTCGCGAATCATCTGAACGCGGGCGTGGCACCATCCAAGCTGGTCATGGGCCTGCCTTACTACGGACGCGGGATGCAGGGCTGCGCGAACGTGAACGGCGGCTTGTACCAGACGTGCTCCGGTACGGCGGCCAAAGGCACATGGGAGAACGGCTCGTTCGACTTCTATGATCTGGAGGCCAATTACATCAACAAGAACGGCTACACCCGCTACTGGAACAGCGTGACGAAGACGCCTTACCTCTATAATCCATCCGGCGGCATCTTCATTTCTTACGACGATGCGCAGTCGATCACGGAGAAGGTCAACTACATCAAGAGCAGAGGGCTTGGCGGCGCCATGTCCTGGGAAGTGACGCAGGACCGCAACCGAACGCTTCAGACGGCAGTCAAAAACGGACTTAATCCATAA
- a CDS encoding extracellular solute-binding protein, translating to MEQKRKLAAVLAVMLTAGSVLAGCGSEEAAKAPAGGAAGGDGKPVKLDIIETGSGLPSPDQDIIKSELDKALKTEINLTVYASMDDYKNQLNVRMASSNYPDLFLVDKQQLKQFSEQGLLLDLTPYKEKLKPTLDFIGEESVKKAVLGGKQFAIAKSPQVPYDTYWVRKDWLDKLGLKVPVTPEELLEVSKAFKEKDPDGNGKADTFGLTGGKLGAFSTLFGAYGVGFEGGAPSVYVKDGKMVHALYDGNIKAALGFIREFVASGSVDPELLANSGLQHRQKAIKGEAGIIYVDWPNMTKEQFVEQMKAVSANVNWVQVGALKGPGGAYASGWDTGKTAGLYAIPRALEKNPEKLQKVFDLLNYVSTKEGSLLVQYGVKGKHYNLEGEKVVPTELMGKEGGYFWLYQFTGRPELEYLKVKFEKQAPYVEFASKQPRIEAYNGFINYPAGYNAADADRYIEEELAKFIYGKRPLEEYDAFLKTLEGSMNYKAYLAEAEKRLKELGYLK from the coding sequence ATGGAACAAAAAAGAAAGCTGGCGGCCGTGCTGGCGGTCATGCTCACGGCGGGATCGGTACTTGCAGGCTGCGGCAGCGAGGAAGCGGCAAAGGCACCGGCCGGTGGGGCAGCCGGAGGGGACGGCAAGCCCGTCAAGCTCGATATCATCGAGACGGGCAGCGGCCTGCCGTCGCCGGACCAGGACATCATCAAGAGCGAGCTCGACAAGGCGCTGAAGACGGAGATCAATCTCACGGTGTACGCGTCGATGGACGATTACAAGAACCAGCTCAACGTGCGGATGGCCTCCTCGAACTATCCGGACCTCTTCCTGGTCGACAAGCAGCAGTTGAAGCAGTTCTCCGAGCAGGGGCTGCTGCTCGACCTCACGCCCTACAAGGAGAAGCTGAAGCCTACGCTGGATTTCATCGGGGAAGAGTCGGTGAAGAAAGCGGTGCTGGGCGGCAAGCAGTTTGCGATCGCCAAGTCGCCGCAGGTGCCTTATGACACCTATTGGGTCCGCAAGGACTGGCTCGACAAGCTGGGGCTGAAGGTGCCGGTGACGCCGGAGGAGCTTCTCGAGGTATCGAAGGCCTTCAAGGAAAAGGACCCGGACGGCAACGGCAAGGCGGATACGTTCGGGCTGACGGGGGGCAAGCTGGGCGCCTTCAGCACGCTGTTCGGAGCCTACGGCGTCGGCTTTGAAGGCGGCGCTCCAAGCGTCTATGTGAAGGACGGGAAGATGGTCCATGCCCTGTACGACGGGAACATCAAGGCGGCACTGGGTTTCATCCGGGAGTTCGTAGCCTCCGGCTCGGTCGATCCCGAGCTGCTGGCGAACTCGGGCCTGCAGCACCGGCAGAAGGCGATCAAGGGCGAAGCGGGCATCATCTACGTCGACTGGCCGAACATGACCAAGGAGCAGTTCGTGGAGCAGATGAAGGCCGTGTCCGCGAATGTGAACTGGGTGCAGGTCGGCGCGCTGAAGGGGCCCGGCGGAGCTTATGCCAGCGGCTGGGATACCGGCAAGACGGCAGGGCTGTACGCCATCCCGAGAGCGCTCGAGAAGAATCCGGAGAAGCTGCAGAAGGTGTTCGACCTCCTGAACTATGTCTCCACGAAGGAAGGGTCCCTCCTTGTGCAGTACGGCGTGAAAGGGAAGCACTACAACCTGGAAGGGGAGAAGGTCGTCCCCACCGAGCTCATGGGCAAGGAAGGCGGCTACTTCTGGCTGTACCAGTTCACGGGCCGGCCGGAGCTTGAATACCTGAAGGTCAAATTCGAGAAACAGGCTCCTTATGTGGAGTTCGCCTCGAAGCAGCCGCGGATTGAGGCATATAATGGTTTTATCAATTATCCTGCAGGCTACAATGCGGCGGATGCCGACCGGTACATCGAAGAGGAGCTGGCGAAGTTCATCTACGGCAAGCGGCCGCTGGAGGAGTACGATGCGTTCCTGAAGACGCTGGAAGGGTCGATGAACTACAAGGCGTATCTGGCGGAAGCGGAGAAGCGGCTCAAGGAGCTCGGCTATCTGAAGTAA